The following proteins are encoded in a genomic region of Candidatus Nealsonbacteria bacterium:
- a CDS encoding cysteine desulfurase, which produces MAKEIYLDYSATTPIDKKVLDKMLPYLQENYGNPSSIYALGQRSLFGIDNSRKIISEFLGAKADEVLFVGSATEANNMAILGLIKKLAKKDLHVITSKIEHPSVLETCRALEKEGASVTYLPVGKNGIVQVSDVEKSIQANTVLVSVMYANNEIGTIQPIKEIGVLIKRINEKREAKNKIFFHTDAVQGSNYLNCDVNDLGVDMLSFSGHKIYGPKGIGVLYVQRGTPIKPIIYGGGQEQGLRPGTENVASIVGMGEAIRLVSDNKEEQKSIKKLRDKLIKEVLKIPRARLNGSETDRLINNANFSFKGAEGESIVMALDQKGIFASTGSACSSNSLEPSHVLMGIGLSQEEAHCSLRVTLGRKTKEKEVDELIKVLPGIIERLREISGR; this is translated from the coding sequence ATGGCAAAAGAAATATATTTAGACTATTCAGCTACAACTCCAATAGATAAGAAGGTTCTTGATAAAATGTTGCCATATCTTCAAGAAAACTATGGTAATCCTTCTTCAATTTATGCCCTAGGACAAAGGTCTCTTTTCGGTATAGACAATTCAAGAAAAATCATTTCCGAATTTTTAGGAGCTAAAGCCGATGAGGTGTTGTTTGTTGGTTCAGCCACAGAAGCTAATAACATGGCTATTTTGGGATTGATAAAAAAATTAGCTAAAAAAGATCTCCATGTAATAACTTCTAAAATAGAGCATCCGTCAGTTTTGGAAACTTGTCGTGCCTTAGAGAAAGAGGGGGCGTCAGTAACTTATCTTCCAGTCGGTAAGAATGGAATTGTTCAAGTTTCTGATGTTGAGAAAAGTATTCAAGCTAATACTGTTCTTGTCTCTGTAATGTATGCCAATAATGAAATAGGAACTATTCAGCCGATTAAAGAAATAGGCGTATTGATAAAAAGGATTAATGAAAAAAGAGAAGCTAAGAATAAGATATTCTTTCATACCGATGCTGTTCAAGGATCAAATTACTTAAATTGCGATGTTAACGATTTAGGAGTAGATATGCTAAGTTTTAGCGGTCATAAGATTTATGGTCCAAAAGGAATAGGTGTTTTATATGTTCAAAGAGGAACTCCAATTAAGCCTATTATCTATGGAGGAGGTCAAGAACAGGGATTAAGACCAGGAACTGAAAATGTGGCTAGTATTGTTGGAATGGGGGAGGCAATTCGTCTAGTTTCTGATAATAAAGAGGAACAAAAAAGTATTAAAAAATTAAGAGATAAGCTTATAAAAGAAGTCTTAAAAATCCCAAGAGCAAGACTTAATGGGTCCGAAACAGATCGCTTGATTAATAACGCTAATTTTAGTTTTAAGGGAGCAGAAGGGGAAAGTATTGTTATGGCTCTCGATCAAAAAGGTATTTTTGCTTCTACCGGGTCAGCTTGTTCTTCAAATAGTTTAGAGCCATCTCATGTGCTTATGGGGATTGGTCTTTCACAAGAAGAAGCTCATTGCAGCTTGAGGGTGACTCTGGGAAGAAAAACTAAAGAAAAAGAAGTAGATGAATTAATTAAGGTGCTGCCGGGTATTATTGAAAGATTAAGAGAAATATCAGGGAGATAA
- a CDS encoding virulence RhuM family protein — protein MKEKNKTIIYQSKTGKIEFRGDFKKDTVWGSLNQIADLFGRDKSVISRHINNIYKSKELEKDPTVAKIATVQMEGSRKTKREIEYYNLDVILSVGYRVDSKEATQFRIWATKTLKQHLLEGYTINKKQISRNYQSFMEAISNVRAVFSEKKEYEGDTS, from the coding sequence ATGAAAGAAAAAAATAAAACTATTATATATCAATCTAAAACAGGGAAAATTGAATTCAGGGGTGACTTTAAAAAGGACACTGTTTGGGGTTCGCTAAATCAGATAGCAGATTTATTTGGTCGTGATAAGTCGGTGATTTCGAGACATATTAATAACATCTATAAATCAAAGGAGTTAGAAAAAGATCCAACTGTTGCAAAAATTGCAACAGTTCAGATGGAAGGAAGCCGAAAAACAAAACGTGAGATTGAATACTACAACCTGGATGTTATTCTATCTGTTGGATACAGAGTAGACTCCAAAGAAGCTACACAGTTTCGCATTTGGGCAACAAAAACTCTTAAACAGCACCTACTCGAGGGTTATACGATTAATAAAAAGCAGATTAGTAGGAACTATCAAAGCTTTATGGAAGCGATATCGAATGTAAGGGCTGTTTTTTCTGAGAAAAAAGAATATGAGGGTGACACGAGTTAA
- a CDS encoding type IV toxin-antitoxin system AbiEi family antitoxin domain-containing protein, with translation MDKKPTKGEYLDVLLRSPKTVFSVKDVVLLWGEEQERKVAPRLNKYAKAGKLIRLRRGFYAKDKNYDRLELATRIYTPSYISFETVLTRTGINFQKYDTIFVASYITRDIKIDGQEISYIRMKNYVLSDTIGIEQNGNVAMATKERAFLDRIYISKDYHFDNLDILDWDRVFKILPIYHNKRMEKKVKSYFNYYKKEQAINPENI, from the coding sequence ATGGACAAAAAACCAACAAAAGGTGAATATTTAGATGTTTTGTTAAGATCTCCCAAGACAGTTTTTTCTGTAAAAGACGTGGTTTTGTTGTGGGGCGAAGAACAAGAACGAAAAGTGGCGCCGAGATTGAATAAATACGCTAAAGCCGGCAAGTTAATAAGATTACGTCGGGGTTTTTATGCTAAAGATAAAAACTATGATCGTTTAGAGTTGGCCACTAGAATTTATACCCCCTCTTATATCAGCTTTGAAACGGTTTTAACTCGGACCGGAATAAACTTTCAAAAATATGATACTATTTTTGTTGCCTCATATATTACCAGAGATATTAAAATAGATGGACAAGAAATATCTTATATCCGCATGAAAAATTATGTATTAAGCGACACCATTGGTATTGAGCAAAATGGCAATGTCGCCATGGCCACTAAAGAAAGGGCTTTTTTGGATAGAATTTATATCAGTAAAGATTATCATTTTGATAATTTAGATATCTTAGATTGGGATAGGGTCTTTAAGATTTTACCGATTTATCATAATAAGCGAATGGAGAAAAAAGTTAAATCTTACTTTAATTACTATAAAAAAGAGCAGGCGATTAATCCTGAGAATATATGA
- a CDS encoding nucleotidyl transferase AbiEii/AbiGii toxin family protein, with protein sequence MTINYAKHKNILLQILKDIYSDTSISPHLGFKGGTAAYFFYGLSRDSFDLDFDLLDESKQQIVFHKIRKIAGNYGKVIDSRVKKFNLLNVISHDIKSQNIKIEVNRRDFSSRYEVKTLLGISMLVMVQEDMFAHKLMAMLERVGKTSRDIYDVWYFLNNNWPINKEIVERRSGVSFREALQKCVDEMEKIKDRNLLVGLGESLTDLQKDWARSKLKSETIFLLKARMESEK encoded by the coding sequence ATGACAATTAATTATGCCAAGCACAAAAATATCTTGTTGCAAATTTTAAAAGATATTTATTCCGATACTTCTATTTCTCCTCATTTAGGATTTAAGGGTGGGACAGCTGCTTATTTTTTTTATGGTTTGAGTAGAGATTCTTTTGATTTGGATTTTGATTTATTGGATGAAAGTAAACAGCAGATTGTTTTTCACAAAATCCGAAAAATAGCAGGTAACTACGGCAAAGTGATTGATTCCAGGGTCAAGAAATTTAATTTATTAAATGTTATTTCCCATGATATTAAATCGCAGAATATAAAGATTGAAGTTAATAGGCGGGATTTCAGTTCAAGATATGAGGTAAAGACATTATTGGGCATCTCTATGTTGGTTATGGTGCAGGAAGATATGTTCGCCCATAAATTGATGGCTATGCTGGAACGAGTCGGCAAAACCAGTCGGGATATTTATGATGTTTGGTATTTTCTAAATAATAACTGGCCGATTAATAAAGAAATTGTAGAAAGACGATCCGGTGTTTCTTTTAGAGAGGCTTTACAAAAATGCGTTGATGAAATGGAAAAAATAAAAGATCGTAATTTATTGGTCGGTTTAGGAGAATCATTAACCGATTTGCAAAAAGATTGGGCTCGGTCAAAGTTAAAATCAGAAACCATTTTTTTATTAAAAGCCCGCATGGAGAGCGAGAAATAG
- a CDS encoding iron-sulfur cluster assembly scaffold protein — protein MKSYYTKKAINHFIKPKNFGTLKGADGIGEVGNIKCGDLMKLYIKLEKGRIVDVKFHTLGCAAAIATSDVICEMAKGKTPEEALKITYEDIVKELGDLPKIKIHCATLAQEGLKSAIINYEKKKKKQDSSE, from the coding sequence ATGAAAAGCTATTATACAAAAAAAGCAATAAATCATTTTATAAAGCCCAAGAATTTTGGGACTCTTAAGGGTGCTGATGGCATTGGAGAGGTTGGTAATATAAAGTGTGGAGACTTAATGAAGCTCTATATCAAGCTAGAGAAGGGAAGGATTGTTGATGTTAAGTTTCATACCTTAGGTTGTGCAGCCGCAATTGCAACATCTGATGTGATCTGTGAAATGGCCAAGGGTAAAACCCCTGAAGAAGCTTTAAAGATTACTTACGAAGATATTGTTAAAGAATTGGGCGATCTTCCAAAGATAAAGATTCATTGTGCTACTTTAGCTCAAGAAGGATTAAAGAGTGCCATTATTAATTATGAAAAGAAAAAGAAGAAGCAGGACTCCTCTGAATAA
- a CDS encoding Rrf2 family transcriptional regulator produces the protein MKISKKSQYGLRAMVCLANEESEFCSLRIISEKEKIPFSYLEKIFSKLEKSGLIDSKKGVQGGYALSKPTKKIKVGEIMRALEEELVLVECIGAKGVCSKEKSCKTIGLWKKLQESMEKTIDSITLYDLTKE, from the coding sequence ATGAAAATATCAAAAAAATCACAATACGGACTTCGTGCAATGGTTTGTTTGGCAAACGAAGAATCTGAATTTTGCTCTCTTCGCATCATTTCTGAAAAAGAAAAGATTCCTTTTAGTTATTTAGAAAAAATATTTTCTAAGTTAGAAAAAAGTGGATTGATTGATTCAAAAAAAGGTGTTCAAGGGGGTTATGCTCTTTCTAAGCCTACCAAGAAGATAAAAGTAGGGGAGATAATGAGAGCGTTAGAAGAAGAATTAGTACTCGTTGAATGTATTGGAGCTAAAGGGGTTTGTTCTAAAGAGAAGTCTTGCAAAACAATAGGTCTTTGGAAGAAACTTCAAGAATCTATGGAAAAAACAATAGATTCAATAACATTATATGATCTAACTAAAGAATAA
- a CDS encoding nucleotidyl transferase AbiEii/AbiGii toxin family protein produces MSEQISTILKRKLDGLSAYGFSITDPDIRINALKEELQFYVLDFIYHHPEYNKWIMYGGSALRICYDLDRMSVDLDFEVSNDVNSDFLNELMEEAGKHFLKVYGVDSEFLKISIINNRGIVLKFRVGNLIEGSVSEWIHVKIDLNQFVPASGVVTERIAQNHGQLSFVILTYNLSSLMASKIAAIFLRGTRGVGKETYEEKGRDIYDLLWYMSKKIVPDLDYLKAKKVEEARDYRTLFTKLTVKMSNVSDENLKKDITPLFFDSRYVTNWIKSWRDTFFQLRDEYKVRIVSKFERVRVFEDFRTDVFSFVFEYNTKEGDYVRIICNLSERWFIFKDIEASFAINNIVSDNIELSDSSHPTLEKKQKEYASLFYEKIEAYLKKTNHELVGDTLTTKLIRVTADNLNQKEQIVLRREDLIKGDFDDWLK; encoded by the coding sequence ATGAGTGAGCAGATTTCAACAATTCTAAAACGTAAGCTCGATGGTCTTTCAGCCTACGGCTTTAGTATTACCGATCCGGATATAAGGATTAATGCTCTTAAGGAAGAATTACAGTTTTATGTTTTAGATTTTATTTACCATCATCCGGAATATAATAAATGGATAATGTATGGCGGATCAGCACTTCGTATTTGTTATGACCTTGATCGTATGTCTGTTGATTTAGATTTTGAGGTCAGTAATGATGTTAATAGTGATTTTCTTAACGAACTTATGGAAGAGGCAGGAAAACATTTTTTGAAAGTATATGGTGTTGATTCTGAATTTTTGAAAATTAGCATTATTAACAACCGGGGCATAGTGCTTAAATTTCGAGTTGGTAATTTGATTGAGGGTTCTGTCTCCGAATGGATTCACGTAAAAATAGATCTTAACCAGTTTGTCCCAGCTTCTGGTGTGGTGACAGAGCGTATAGCGCAGAATCATGGGCAGTTGTCATTTGTGATACTGACCTATAATCTCTCTTCTCTGATGGCGAGCAAAATTGCTGCCATTTTCCTTCGTGGGACACGTGGTGTAGGTAAAGAGACATACGAAGAAAAAGGACGCGATATCTACGATCTCCTTTGGTATATGAGCAAAAAAATAGTTCCTGACCTTGATTATCTGAAAGCAAAAAAAGTTGAGGAGGCGAGAGATTATCGGACACTTTTCACTAAACTCACGGTGAAAATGAGTAACGTAAGTGATGAAAATTTAAAAAAAGATATCACCCCTCTTTTTTTCGATTCTCGGTATGTAACTAACTGGATTAAAAGTTGGCGCGATACTTTCTTTCAGCTACGCGATGAATATAAGGTTAGGATAGTTTCAAAGTTTGAAAGGGTTCGCGTTTTTGAAGACTTTCGCACCGATGTTTTTTCCTTCGTTTTTGAGTACAACACGAAAGAGGGCGACTATGTGCGTATCATATGTAATTTAAGTGAGCGCTGGTTTATCTTTAAGGATATTGAGGCGTCATTTGCAATTAATAATATTGTGAGTGATAACATCGAGTTATCGGATAGTAGTCATCCGACATTGGAGAAAAAGCAGAAAGAATATGCCTCGCTATTCTATGAGAAGATTGAAGCCTATCTGAAGAAAACTAATCATGAGCTTGTTGGCGACACATTAACGACCAAACTTATTCGCGTAACCGCTGATAACCTAAACCAGAAGGAACAGATTGTTCTTCGGAGGGAGGATTTAATCAAGGGTGACTTTGATGATTGGCTGAAATAA
- the mnmA gene encoding tRNA 2-thiouridine(34) synthase MnmA — MARILNKNKQFNGLLKKKVLVGLSGGVDSSVAALLLKRKGFDVVGGYMNLEAEDNRCCSLESRNRAKAVADVLGIPFYSFDMRKEFRKKIVSKFVDQYKRNITPNPCVDCNKEIKFGLFLEKALALEFDYVATGHYIRKDKKDQTNRILKGKDPKKDQSYFLWRLNQTQLDRILFPLGEYTKEKTRELAKKYNLPTFDAKESQEVCFVKSTVAEFLKERLGERKGKIINLDGNELGNHQGIYFYTIGQRKGLGLSGGPYFVVGKDIKKNYLIVSKNESDFLSREVFLDQVNWVSGKEPDFPIRARVKIRYGHKPALAEIRKNSIIFDVPQKAITAGQSAVFYKGIELIGGGVICE, encoded by the coding sequence ATGGCCAGAATTTTGAATAAAAACAAGCAATTTAACGGCCTTCTTAAAAAAAAGGTCTTGGTTGGTTTGTCCGGGGGAGTTGACTCTTCAGTTGCAGCCCTTCTTTTAAAAAGAAAAGGATTTGATGTTGTTGGTGGATACATGAATCTTGAGGCTGAAGATAACCGATGTTGCTCTCTTGAATCAAGGAATAGAGCCAAGGCAGTAGCAGATGTTTTAGGCATACCTTTTTATTCTTTTGATATGCGTAAAGAATTTAGAAAAAAAATAGTTTCTAAGTTTGTAGATCAATATAAAAGAAACATTACTCCTAATCCTTGCGTTGATTGTAATAAAGAAATTAAGTTTGGATTATTCTTAGAAAAAGCCCTTGCTCTAGAATTTGATTATGTTGCTACCGGTCATTACATCAGAAAGGATAAAAAAGATCAGACAAACAGGATTCTGAAAGGAAAAGACCCTAAGAAAGACCAGTCATATTTCCTATGGAGACTAAATCAGACACAGCTTGATCGGATTCTTTTTCCTTTGGGAGAATATACAAAAGAGAAGACCAGAGAGCTAGCGAAGAAATATAACTTACCAACTTTTGATGCAAAAGAATCTCAAGAGGTCTGCTTTGTTAAGAGCACAGTAGCTGAATTTTTAAAAGAAAGGTTAGGTGAACGAAAAGGTAAAATCATTAATCTTGATGGTAATGAATTGGGGAACCATCAAGGGATATATTTTTATACCATTGGACAAAGAAAAGGATTAGGTCTTTCTGGTGGACCATATTTTGTTGTTGGGAAAGATATTAAGAAAAACTATTTAATCGTAAGTAAAAATGAATCGGACTTTCTTTCTAGAGAGGTATTCCTTGATCAGGTTAACTGGGTTTCAGGAAAAGAGCCTGATTTTCCTATTCGAGCAAGAGTAAAGATACGATATGGCCACAAACCAGCATTGGCTGAGATTAGAAAGAATAGTATCATCTTTGATGTTCCCCAAAAAGCAATAACCGCAGGGCAATCAGCAGTATTTTATAAAGGCATAGAATTAATTGGAGGGGGAGTCATCTGTGAGTAG